In Luteitalea sp., the DNA window CGAGGTCCATGAGGAGGACGCTGTCAGCGCCACCGGAAAAAGCCACGACGACGGAGCCCAGCTCCCTGAGGATCTCAGTGAGACGTTCGAGCTTTCCTTCGGTGGCGAGAGGCAGCTCAGGATCCATCTCGGTCTCCACGATTCATCATCCCGGCCAAGCAGCCGGCGCCGAAGCCATTGTCGATGTTGACCACGGCGACTCCGGTGGCGCAGCTATTGAGCATCGTCAGCAGGGCCGCCAAGCCGCCAAAGCTCGCGCCGTAGCCGACGCTCGTGGGAACGGCAATCACCGGCACGGCCACCAGACCGCCAATCACGCTCGGCAGCGCGCCGTCCATGCCGGCAACGACCACGAGGACACGCGCACCGAGGAGCCGCGGCAGATGCTCGAAGAGACGATGCAGGCCGGCGACGCCCACATCCGTAATCCGGAGCACGTTGTTGCCCATGAGGCCAGCGGTAATCGCCGCTTCATCAGCCACGGGTAGATCGGCGGTTCCCGCGCTCACCACGACAATCCCCGTGCGGCCGGCCGGCGCGGCGCGTCGGTCGATCGTGATTGCCCGGGCGAGTGGATGGTAGACAGCGGCCGGTGTGGCCTCCTGAACCGACGGGAACGCCTCGGGCCCCACCCGCGTGATGAGGACGGTCTCCGATTGCTCGCTCAACCGGCTGGCGATCTGCGCAATCTGGTCCGTCGTCTTGCCCTGTCCCAACACGACCTCTGGAAAGCCCTGCCGCACGGAGCGGTGGTGGTCCAGCGTGGCGAAATCGAGGTCTTCGAACGGCAACAGGCGCAGCCGATCGAGCGCCTGCTCAACGGAGCACTGGCCGCTCTGCACCGCCCGGAGCAGCTCGACGAG includes these proteins:
- the larB gene encoding nickel pincer cofactor biosynthesis protein LarB translates to MGRPKGLRYGDYFSHSEGPSLCARKCRNVGAQGGATIDSKRLVELLRAVQSGQCSVEQALDRLRLLPFEDLDFATLDHHRSVRQGFPEVVLGQGKTTDQIAQIASRLSEQSETVLITRVGPEAFPSVQEATPAAVYHPLARAITIDRRAAPAGRTGIVVVSAGTADLPVADEAAITAGLMGNNVLRITDVGVAGLHRLFEHLPRLLGARVLVVVAGMDGALPSVIGGLVAVPVIAVPTSVGYGASFGGLAALLTMLNSCATGVAVVNIDNGFGAGCLAGMMNRGDRDGS